CATTGATCGAGACGGGTTGATGGAGCGCGTTGGAGAAAGCATTTACGAATGAAAGAGGTGCGACATGGTTACGGGAATCATCCTTGCCCTTTGTGGGGGCATGCTCGTTTGTATTCAAAACACATTTAACGCTAAAGTCAAAGAACATGTCGGTGCTTGGGCAACGACGACGCTAGTCCTTGGACTCGGATTCCTCGCTTCACTGACAATTGGTTTGATTGTCGAAGGGTCGGAATTGTTTGTACTCGAACAGGCGGAAACTTGGTTTTGGTTTAGCGGGATCATTGGTGTCGGTGTCGTCCTTTGCGTGACACAAGGGGTTCAACAACTCGGACCGAGTCGTGCGATTTCAATCGTCATGGTATCGCAAATCTTGTTTGCTCTACTGTGGGATACGCTCGGTTGGTTCGGTTTACAAGCCGTTCCGTTTACATGGACGAAAGCGCTCGGTGTGCTACTGATTGGTGGCGGCGTGCTGTTATTTCAACTGGGCGGGAAAACAACGACTGTACAACACGTACGTAAAGGAGCTTGAACATGTTTTACAAAACGGTATTATTCGATATTGACCATACACTACTCGATTTTGAAGCGACGGAACGGATTGCCTTTCGCCGTCTGCTTGAGCAACAAGATTTAGAGTGGACATCGGAGCGAGAAGCGCGCTACAAGGAAATCAATCAAGCGCTCTGGAAAGCACTCGAACGGGGTGAAGCGACACGTGAGCAAGTCATTCACTCGCGATTCGTGACGTTCTTTGCGGAAGAAGGACGAGAAGTCGACGGACGAAAAGTTGACGAAACGTATCGCAGTTATCTCGCACAAGGAACAGAGTTGATTCCTGGTGCGACTGCGCTGCTTGAGCAGCTAGAGGGGAACATCGAAATGTACGTCGTCACGAATGGGATTTCGAAGACGCAACGGGCGCGACTCGATGGTGCCGGATTAACAGATTTCTTTGAAACAATTTTCGTTTCAGAAGAGACGGGTTTT
This window of the Exiguobacterium acetylicum genome carries:
- a CDS encoding DMT family transporter, which codes for MVTGIILALCGGMLVCIQNTFNAKVKEHVGAWATTTLVLGLGFLASLTIGLIVEGSELFVLEQAETWFWFSGIIGVGVVLCVTQGVQQLGPSRAISIVMVSQILFALLWDTLGWFGLQAVPFTWTKALGVLLIGGGVLLFQLGGKTTTVQHVRKGA
- a CDS encoding YjjG family noncanonical pyrimidine nucleotidase, giving the protein MFYKTVLFDIDHTLLDFEATERIAFRRLLEQQDLEWTSEREARYKEINQALWKALERGEATREQVIHSRFVTFFAEEGREVDGRKVDETYRSYLAQGTELIPGATALLEQLEGNIEMYVVTNGISKTQRARLDGAGLTDFFETIFVSEETGFQKPMIGFFDHVFARIPQFDPTRTIIVGDSLSADIAGGNQAGIATCWFNPEGKSATDIKPAFTITSLAELPALLENAKVLQS